The window ACAAGGGCGTGTTCGCCAAGAACAAGATTGCTCGTCAGAAGAGCCGTCTGAGTGCCCGCATCAAGGCTCTGAAGAGCGCGTAAAACGCTCTTTCAGAACTTTAATGAAGAAACCGGCCAGATTGGCCGGTTTTTTTTGTGCCTTTCTATTTCTTGCTTGCCTGACCTCGAGCACAGTCAGGGCTGATCACCTACTCCGAAAACACGCCGTGAACCCATCCATGGGGGCTCGGCATTGCCATCCATGGCAATGCACGGTTTTCGGAGTAGGTGATCAGCCCTGCCTCCAGAGTTGGGAGAGAACTTCTAGACAATCACCATGTTGTCTCTGTGGACCATTTCTTCATCGGAGATGTAGCCCAGTACTTCTGTGATGCGATCACTAGAGCGGCCGGCGATGGCTCTGGCTTCGTCGGCGTCGTAGTTGACCAGGCCGCGGGCGATTTCTTTGCCGGTTTCGTCGACACAGGAGACCATTTCGCCGCGGCGGAACTGGCCGGATACGCTTTTTACTCCAACCGGCAACAGGCTGCGGCCGCCCCGGCAGAGGACGTTAACGGCGCCCTGGTCGAGGGTGAGTTTGCCGCGGGTCTGGAGGTGGCTGGCCAGCCATTGTTTGCGGGCGGCGATTCGGCCTTGCTCGGGGAGCAGGAGGGTGCCAATACTTTCGCCGTCGCGAAGGCGGGCAATGGCTTTTTCGATCCGGCCACCGACTATAACGGTGAACGCTCCGGAGCGGGCGGCCAGGCGAGCGGCGCGGACTTTGGTTTGCATGCCGCCGCGGCCAAGGGTGCCGGCTCCGCCAGCAGCCATGGCGTCGAGTTCGGAGTCGCTGGCGCGGCGTTCGTCAACCATTTTGGCGTCCGGGTTTTTGCGGGGGTCCTTGTCAAACAGGCCGAGCTGGTCGGTGAGTATGATCAGGCCGTCGGCCTCGATCAGGTTGGCAACCAAAGCCCCCAGGGTGTCGTTGTCGCCGAAGCGAATTTCGTCGGTGACCACGGTGTCGTTTTCGTTGACGATGGGCACCACGCCAAAGTCCAGCAACGCCCTCAGGGTGCTGCGGGCGTTGAGATAGCGCTTGCGATCAGACAGGTCGTCGTGGGTGAGCAGAATCTGAGCGGTATGTATGTCATGGCGCTTGAACTGGGCTTCCCAGGTCTGTACCAGCCCCATCTGGCCGACGGCGGCTGCGGCTTGAAGTTCGTGCAGTTGTTCCGGGCGAACCGTCCAGCCCAGGCGGCTCATGCCCTCAGCCACAGAGCCTGAAGACACAATAACTACCTCAACGCCCGCCGTGACCAATTCGGCAATCTGGTCCACCCATAACCCCAGGGCGGCCACATCCAGACCACGGCCATCGTTGGTCAGCAGCGCGCTTCCGATTTTCACGACCAGGCGGCGAGCCTGGCGTAGCTGTATTCTTTTGCTCATGCTAACTCAATCCATGGATAAGCTGGCGGGCAGGACGTTGCGGGACCGTCAAAAACAGGGATGTTTTTGTCGAGCGTACATGGATGTATTCACAGCGTGTCCCGCA of the Marinobacter panjinensis genome contains:
- the proB gene encoding glutamate 5-kinase, with amino-acid sequence MSKRIQLRQARRLVVKIGSALLTNDGRGLDVAALGLWVDQIAELVTAGVEVVIVSSGSVAEGMSRLGWTVRPEQLHELQAAAAVGQMGLVQTWEAQFKRHDIHTAQILLTHDDLSDRKRYLNARSTLRALLDFGVVPIVNENDTVVTDEIRFGDNDTLGALVANLIEADGLIILTDQLGLFDKDPRKNPDAKMVDERRASDSELDAMAAGGAGTLGRGGMQTKVRAARLAARSGAFTVIVGGRIEKAIARLRDGESIGTLLLPEQGRIAARKQWLASHLQTRGKLTLDQGAVNVLCRGGRSLLPVGVKSVSGQFRRGEMVSCVDETGKEIARGLVNYDADEARAIAGRSSDRITEVLGYISDEEMVHRDNMVIV